A window of the Hordeum vulgare subsp. vulgare chromosome 5H, MorexV3_pseudomolecules_assembly, whole genome shotgun sequence genome harbors these coding sequences:
- the LOC123396163 gene encoding uncharacterized protein LOC123396163, translating into MPDTITVGRAVSGRAGPFGQPGKYRWPPAEANWVPTALLFSSLPGSSAGKITNRIAVAAAAAVGLDGGDDGPGAGGPLRVLDVDARALHATARAAVSTASILVPVAAAAVGLDGGDEGPAGGGPLRVLDVEAQALHATAGAAASAVATAPILVPVAESGQPASRHKSRTLCSTARVGSTPRRDLGSPNLLQKSMGVALRDISTRWFQPSLESCIQSQGPRLLMVAPR; encoded by the exons ATGCCTGACACGATTACGGTGGGCCGGGCCGTGTCGGgccgggccggcccgtttggccag CCCGGTAAGTACCGTTGGCCCCCCGCGGAAGCCAATTGGGTTCCAACCGCGCTCCTGTTTTCATCCCTGCCCGGCTCGTCGGCGGGAAAAATAACCAACAGAATCGCCgtcgccgctgccgctgccgttgGCTTGGATGGGGGCGATGACGGTCCCGGCGCGggcggacccctccgcgtcctcgacgTCGATGCCCGGGCGCTCCACGCCACCGCCCGCGCGGCCGTGTCCACCGCATCTATCCTCGTCCCCGTCGCCGCCGCTGCCGTTGGCTTGGATGGGGGCGATGAAGGTCCCGCCGGGGGCGGACCTCTCCGCGTCCTGGACGTCGAAGCCCAGGCGCTCCACGCCACCGCCGGCGCGGCCGCTTCGGCCGTGGCCACCGCACCTATCCTTGTCCCCGTCGCCGAATCCGGACAACCAGCTTCGCGCCATAAGTCCCGGACGCTCTGCTCCACAGCCCGCGTCGGCTCCACGCCCCGTCGCGACCTCGGCTCCCCAAA TCTTCTGCAGAAGTCCATGGGCGTAGCATTGCGCGACATATCAACCAGATGGTTTCAACCATCATTAGAATCATGTATTCAGTCACAGGGTCCTCGCTTGTTGATGGTTGCTCCAAGGTGA